The Petropleomorpha daqingensis genome includes a window with the following:
- a CDS encoding 4-coumarate--CoA ligase family protein: MAEPRIYSSEYPAVETPTTPIWQFVLADAAARGDAPALVDGITGQTISYAQLAHMVERMAAGFAGIGVKPGDVVALHSPNTVLYPVVFYAASRAGATVTTLSALATAKDMAGQLADSGATLVVTVGALLPVALEAAGERPVWTCDRVEGHPSVQDLLAADGPAPDVAVDPAEDVAVLPYSSGTTALPKGVMLTHASIGVNLAQIDVLHTMGPEDRIVAVLPFFHIYGMTVLMNVALRKGATVVVLPRFDLLQFLDVLEQHRITRAYVAPPVVLALAKHPAVDGRDFSALSFILSAAAPLDAELAQVCADRLGVEIGQAYGMTELSPGTHLVPDGTARSAPPGTVGKLFPSTEARLVSVETGEDAGPGEEGEIWIRGPQRMKGYFGRPEETDTLIDADGWLHTGDIGTVDDDGWWFVVDRVKELIKYKGYQVAPAELEAVLLGSPDVADAAVIGVYDERGDEVPKAFVVRAPGSAATEDDVLAYVAEHTAPYKRVRRVEFIDAVPKAASGKILRRELRAKEREAAGQA; this comes from the coding sequence GTGGCCGAGCCGCGCATCTACAGCAGTGAGTACCCGGCGGTCGAGACGCCGACGACGCCGATCTGGCAGTTCGTGCTCGCCGACGCCGCCGCCCGCGGGGACGCCCCGGCACTGGTCGACGGCATCACCGGCCAGACGATCAGCTACGCGCAGCTGGCGCACATGGTCGAGCGCATGGCGGCCGGGTTCGCCGGGATCGGCGTCAAGCCCGGCGACGTCGTCGCGCTGCACAGCCCGAACACCGTGCTCTACCCGGTGGTCTTCTACGCCGCCAGCCGCGCCGGGGCCACGGTGACGACGCTGTCCGCCCTGGCCACCGCCAAGGACATGGCCGGCCAGCTCGCCGACTCCGGCGCCACGCTGGTCGTCACGGTCGGCGCGCTGCTGCCGGTCGCGCTGGAGGCCGCCGGCGAGCGGCCGGTCTGGACCTGCGACCGGGTCGAGGGGCACCCGAGCGTGCAGGACCTGCTCGCCGCCGACGGCCCGGCCCCCGACGTCGCGGTCGACCCGGCCGAGGACGTCGCCGTCCTCCCCTACTCCTCCGGCACGACTGCGCTGCCTAAGGGCGTGATGCTCACCCACGCCAGCATCGGGGTGAACCTGGCGCAGATCGACGTGCTGCACACGATGGGGCCGGAGGACCGGATCGTCGCCGTCCTGCCGTTCTTCCACATCTACGGCATGACCGTGCTGATGAACGTCGCGCTGCGCAAGGGCGCCACGGTCGTCGTCCTGCCGCGCTTCGACCTGCTGCAGTTCCTCGACGTCCTCGAGCAGCACCGGATCACGCGGGCCTACGTCGCGCCGCCGGTCGTGCTGGCCCTGGCCAAGCACCCGGCCGTCGACGGGCGCGACTTCTCCGCGCTCAGCTTCATCCTGTCCGCCGCCGCGCCGCTGGACGCCGAGCTCGCGCAGGTCTGCGCCGACCGGCTGGGCGTCGAGATCGGCCAGGCCTACGGCATGACCGAGCTCTCCCCCGGCACGCACCTCGTCCCCGACGGCACCGCCCGCTCGGCGCCTCCCGGGACCGTCGGCAAGCTGTTCCCCTCCACCGAGGCCCGGCTGGTGTCGGTCGAGACCGGCGAGGACGCCGGCCCGGGCGAGGAGGGCGAGATCTGGATCCGCGGCCCGCAGCGGATGAAGGGCTACTTCGGCCGGCCCGAGGAGACCGACACCCTGATCGACGCCGACGGGTGGCTGCACACCGGCGACATCGGCACGGTCGACGACGACGGCTGGTGGTTCGTCGTCGACCGGGTCAAGGAGCTGATCAAGTACAAGGGCTACCAGGTCGCCCCCGCCGAGCTGGAGGCCGTGCTCCTGGGCAGCCCGGACGTCGCCGACGCCGCGGTCATCGGTGTCTACGACGAGAGGGGCGACGAGGTGCCCAAGGCGTTCGTCGTCCGCGCGCCGGGCAGCGCCGCGACCGAGGACGACGTCCTGGCCTACGTCGCCGAGCACACGGCGCCCTACAAGCGGGTCCGCCGCGTGGAGTTCATCGACGCGGTGCCCAAGGCGGCCAGCGGCAAGATCCTGCGCCGCGAGCTGCGGGCGAAGGAGCGGGAGGCCGCCGGCCAGGCGTGA
- a CDS encoding acyl-CoA dehydrogenase family protein, producing MTLDFDEGDELRALRAAVADLGSRYGQEYFLAQARSGGRTDALWSEVGKAGFLGVNIPEEHGGGGRGLLELSIVLEELGAAGCPLLMMVVSPAICGTVITRYGTPEQKDRWLPGIADGSVTMAFAITEPDAGSNSHEISTIARRDGEEWVLSGRKVWISGVDQADALLVVGRLADGPPGTLRPALFVVPTGAPGLTAHPIPMEIVSPERQFSLFLDDVRLPADALVGHPDQGIAQLFAGLNPERVMAAAYSLGVARLAMRKATAYAREREVWGTPIGAHQGLAHPLAACQVEIELARLMTQKAAWLIDTGREAGSAANSAKYAAAEAAARTVDQAIQTHGGNGLSQEYGVAALLAMSRVSRIAPVSREMILSFVAQHDLQLPRSY from the coding sequence GTGACGCTGGACTTCGACGAGGGCGACGAGCTGCGAGCGCTGCGGGCGGCCGTCGCCGACCTCGGCTCCCGCTACGGGCAGGAGTACTTCCTCGCGCAGGCGCGCTCGGGCGGGCGCACCGACGCGCTGTGGTCGGAGGTCGGCAAGGCCGGGTTCCTCGGCGTGAACATCCCCGAGGAGCACGGCGGGGGAGGCCGCGGGCTGCTGGAGCTCTCGATCGTGCTGGAGGAGCTCGGCGCCGCCGGTTGCCCGCTGCTGATGATGGTCGTGTCGCCGGCGATCTGCGGCACCGTGATCACCCGCTACGGCACGCCGGAGCAGAAGGACCGCTGGCTGCCGGGGATCGCCGACGGCTCGGTGACGATGGCCTTCGCCATCACCGAGCCCGATGCCGGCTCGAACTCCCACGAGATCAGCACCATCGCCCGCCGGGACGGCGAGGAGTGGGTGCTGTCCGGCCGCAAGGTGTGGATCAGCGGCGTCGACCAGGCCGACGCGCTGCTCGTGGTCGGGCGGCTCGCCGACGGGCCGCCCGGGACGCTGCGGCCGGCGCTGTTCGTCGTCCCGACCGGTGCCCCCGGGCTGACCGCGCACCCGATCCCGATGGAGATCGTGAGCCCGGAGCGGCAGTTCTCGCTGTTCCTGGACGACGTCCGGCTGCCCGCCGACGCGCTGGTCGGCCACCCCGACCAGGGCATCGCGCAGCTGTTCGCCGGCCTGAACCCCGAGCGTGTGATGGCCGCGGCCTACTCCCTCGGCGTCGCGCGGCTGGCGATGCGCAAGGCGACCGCCTACGCCCGCGAGCGGGAGGTGTGGGGGACGCCGATCGGCGCGCACCAGGGCCTGGCGCACCCGCTGGCCGCCTGCCAGGTGGAGATCGAGCTGGCCCGGCTGATGACGCAGAAGGCTGCGTGGCTGATCGACACCGGCCGGGAGGCCGGCAGCGCCGCGAACAGCGCGAAGTACGCCGCCGCCGAGGCCGCGGCGCGCACCGTCGACCAGGCGATCCAGACCCACGGCGGCAACGGCCTGTCCCAGGAGTACGGCGTCGCCGCGCTCCTGGCGATGTCCCGCGTCAGCCGGATCGCGCCGGTCAGCCGCGAGATGATCCTCAGCTTCGTGGCCCAGCACGACCTGCAACTCCCCCGCTCCTACTAG
- a CDS encoding TIGR03617 family F420-dependent LLM class oxidoreductase, whose amino-acid sequence MLLDAALLSTGMDDVPATARELEARGYAGIWASEVNHDPFLQLHSAGLATERVTIGTAIAVAFARSPMTLALTAHDLQRYTRGRFVLGLGTQIKAHVERRFSMPWGKPVAQMREYIGALRAIWGSWQDGEPLRFQGEYYRHTLMTPMFSPPAHEWGAPPVHLAAVGPAMTRLVGEVADGLLVHGFTTARYLRERTLPALDEGLAVSGRERADVTVNLPGLVVTGRTDDELAEAAQAVEATIAFYGSTPAYRPVLELHGWEALGEELHQLSVSRREDKWTAMRDLVGDDVLAEFAVIGAPEELGGLICARFGDLVDRFSVYASYPSSLDLWDPLVADLA is encoded by the coding sequence GTGCTCCTCGACGCCGCGCTGCTGTCCACCGGGATGGATGACGTCCCCGCCACCGCCCGGGAGCTGGAGGCCCGCGGGTACGCCGGCATCTGGGCCTCGGAGGTGAACCACGACCCGTTCCTGCAGCTGCACTCGGCCGGGCTGGCCACGGAGCGGGTGACGATCGGCACCGCGATCGCGGTCGCCTTCGCCCGCTCCCCGATGACGCTGGCCCTGACCGCCCACGACCTGCAGCGCTACACGAGGGGGCGGTTCGTCCTCGGGCTCGGCACCCAGATCAAGGCGCACGTCGAGCGGCGGTTCTCGATGCCGTGGGGCAAGCCGGTCGCGCAGATGCGCGAGTACATCGGCGCGCTGCGCGCGATCTGGGGCTCGTGGCAGGACGGCGAGCCGCTGCGCTTCCAGGGCGAGTACTACCGGCACACGCTGATGACGCCGATGTTCTCGCCGCCCGCGCACGAGTGGGGCGCACCGCCCGTGCACCTCGCGGCCGTGGGCCCGGCGATGACGCGGCTGGTCGGCGAGGTGGCCGACGGCCTGCTGGTGCACGGCTTCACCACCGCCCGCTACCTCCGCGAGCGCACGCTGCCGGCCCTGGACGAGGGGCTGGCCGTGTCCGGTCGCGAGCGCGCCGACGTGACCGTGAACCTCCCCGGCCTGGTCGTCACCGGGCGCACCGACGACGAGCTGGCCGAGGCGGCGCAGGCGGTCGAGGCCACGATCGCCTTCTACGGCAGCACCCCGGCCTACCGCCCCGTGCTGGAGCTGCACGGCTGGGAGGCCCTGGGCGAGGAGTTGCACCAGCTGTCGGTGAGCCGTCGCGAGGACAAGTGGACGGCGATGCGCGACCTGGTCGGCGACGACGTCCTGGCCGAGTTCGCGGTCATCGGAGCGCCGGAGGAGCTCGGCGGACTGATCTGCGCCCGGTTCGGCGACCTGGTCGACCGGTTCAGCGTCTACGCCTCCTACCCCTCCTCGCTGGACCTCTGGGACCCGCTGGTCGCCGACCTCGCCTGA
- a CDS encoding metal ABC transporter solute-binding protein, Zn/Mn family has translation MGRARGVVAVLAVLAGLVLTACTAASGAGSRPVTTSGDAARCPGDLVDVVVSVSQWSDLARTLGGDCTTVTTVLASSAVDPHDYEPKPADIAAFEKADLVVLNGAGYDTWAADAVRNLDPRPAVVTAAQVAGWRTGDNPHLWYDPDLVPRMAARVTAELTTLAPHDADVFTARATAEERDRQPWTDELAALRTAAAGKTYAATETVFDPTARAIGLRDVTPEGYRSAVSNEGDPAPGDIAAFEKALRTGEVDVLVVNTQTEGELPDQLRATAEHAGVPVVEVTESPPHPGGSFVAWQLAQLRRLSTALETS, from the coding sequence GTGGGCCGCGCCCGAGGGGTCGTCGCCGTCCTGGCCGTGCTGGCCGGGCTGGTGCTGACCGCCTGCACCGCCGCGAGCGGCGCCGGCAGCCGCCCGGTGACGACGTCGGGCGATGCGGCGCGCTGCCCGGGTGACCTGGTCGACGTGGTCGTCTCGGTGAGCCAGTGGAGCGACCTGGCCCGCACGCTGGGCGGTGACTGCACGACCGTGACCACGGTGCTCGCGTCCTCCGCCGTCGACCCGCACGACTACGAGCCCAAGCCGGCCGACATCGCCGCGTTCGAGAAGGCCGACCTCGTCGTCCTCAACGGCGCGGGGTACGACACCTGGGCCGCCGACGCCGTCCGCAACCTCGACCCACGGCCGGCCGTCGTCACCGCCGCCCAGGTCGCCGGCTGGCGCACCGGCGACAACCCGCACCTCTGGTACGACCCGGACCTGGTGCCGCGGATGGCCGCGCGCGTCACCGCCGAGCTCACGACGCTCGCCCCGCACGACGCCGACGTCTTCACGGCCCGGGCCACCGCCGAGGAACGGGACCGGCAGCCCTGGACCGACGAGCTCGCCGCACTGCGGACGGCGGCCGCCGGGAAGACGTACGCGGCCACCGAGACCGTCTTCGACCCGACCGCCCGAGCCATCGGGCTGCGCGACGTCACGCCCGAGGGCTACCGCTCCGCGGTGAGCAACGAGGGCGACCCGGCGCCCGGCGACATCGCCGCGTTCGAGAAGGCGCTGCGCACCGGCGAGGTCGACGTCCTCGTCGTGAACACCCAGACCGAGGGCGAGCTGCCCGACCAGCTGCGCGCCACCGCCGAGCACGCCGGTGTGCCTGTGGTCGAGGTGACGGAATCGCCGCCGCACCCGGGCGGTTCGTTCGTCGCGTGGCAACTCGCACAGCTCCGGAGGCTCTCGACCGCGCTGGAGACCTCGTGA
- a CDS encoding metal ABC transporter ATP-binding protein has translation MNALELEGVRVVRGGRTVWSEGDLSVPAGAVVGVIGPNGAGKTTLFQVLLGLLPVAEGQVRVLGGPPRRGNRRIGYVPQNYTAAIGEAVRARDLVTLGLNGGRFGLRPTSAGERARVDAALERVGAAGYADRRMSELSGGQQQRVAIAQAIVDDAELLLLDEPLANLDLRNQHEIVRLLGDLQRERGATVLVVAHDLNPLLPVLTDAVYLLDGHPHHASIGDVVQEDLLTHLYGTPVGVVRTPQGDLFTRAAWSDPDPAGSER, from the coding sequence GTGAACGCCCTCGAGCTGGAAGGCGTCCGGGTCGTCCGCGGCGGCCGGACCGTCTGGTCGGAGGGCGACCTGAGCGTCCCCGCCGGCGCCGTCGTCGGCGTCATCGGCCCCAACGGCGCGGGCAAGACGACGCTGTTCCAGGTGCTGCTGGGCCTGCTGCCGGTCGCCGAGGGGCAGGTGCGCGTGCTCGGCGGCCCACCGCGCCGGGGCAACCGGCGGATCGGCTACGTGCCCCAGAACTACACCGCCGCGATCGGCGAGGCGGTCCGCGCCCGCGACCTGGTCACCCTCGGCCTCAACGGCGGCCGGTTCGGCCTGCGCCCGACCAGCGCCGGCGAGCGCGCCCGGGTCGACGCCGCCCTCGAGCGGGTCGGCGCGGCCGGCTACGCCGACCGGCGCATGTCGGAGCTCTCCGGCGGCCAGCAGCAGCGCGTGGCCATCGCCCAGGCGATCGTGGACGACGCCGAGCTGCTGCTGCTCGACGAGCCGCTGGCCAACCTCGACCTGCGCAACCAGCACGAGATCGTGCGGCTGCTCGGCGACCTGCAGCGCGAGCGCGGCGCCACCGTCCTGGTCGTGGCGCACGACCTGAACCCGCTGCTCCCCGTGCTCACCGACGCCGTCTACCTGCTCGACGGCCACCCGCACCACGCCTCGATCGGCGACGTCGTCCAGGAGGACCTGCTGACCCACCTCTACGGGACGCCGGTGGGCGTCGTCCGCACCCCGCAGGGCGACCTGTTCACCCGGGCCGCGTGGAGCGACCCCGACCCCGCGGGTAGCGAGCGATGA
- a CDS encoding metal ABC transporter permease, with translation MSGFLADIGFQSDWLDILGTTFMRHALIGGSLVAVAAGLLGYFVITRQNAFAAHALAHIGFPGATGAILIGAPVTLGLAVFCIGGGLLIGLFGKRVAEREIATGTILALATGLGVLFASLAGANASATTSVLFGNLLAISADQLVVFGLFTLAVVLVLALIARPLLFASVDPAVAEARGVPVRALGLAFVVLLALTITMAVQVVGTLLLFALVVTPAATALRLTARPVAVAGIAVAIALGSVWLGLVLSAMVNLPPSFFVVAVAVAVWLVVLALTGRRREVRQRTPADVDSHHHAAAPVVGA, from the coding sequence ATGAGCGGGTTCCTCGCCGACATCGGCTTCCAGTCCGACTGGCTGGACATCCTCGGGACGACGTTCATGCGCCACGCGTTGATCGGCGGCTCCCTGGTCGCCGTCGCCGCCGGGCTGCTGGGCTACTTCGTCATCACCCGCCAGAACGCCTTCGCCGCGCACGCGCTGGCGCACATCGGCTTCCCGGGCGCGACCGGCGCGATCCTGATCGGCGCCCCGGTCACGCTCGGGCTCGCGGTCTTCTGCATCGGCGGCGGACTGCTCATCGGCCTGTTCGGCAAGCGCGTGGCCGAGCGGGAGATCGCCACCGGCACGATCCTGGCGCTGGCCACGGGGCTGGGCGTGCTGTTCGCCTCGCTGGCCGGCGCGAACGCCAGCGCGACGACGTCGGTGCTGTTCGGCAACCTGCTGGCCATCTCCGCCGACCAGCTCGTCGTCTTCGGCCTGTTCACCCTCGCCGTCGTGCTGGTCCTGGCGCTGATCGCGCGGCCGCTGCTGTTCGCCTCCGTCGACCCGGCCGTCGCCGAGGCGCGCGGCGTGCCGGTGCGCGCGCTCGGGCTGGCGTTCGTCGTCCTGCTCGCGCTGACGATCACGATGGCGGTGCAGGTCGTCGGCACGCTGCTGCTGTTCGCCCTCGTGGTGACGCCGGCCGCCACGGCGCTGCGGCTGACCGCCCGTCCGGTCGCGGTCGCGGGCATCGCCGTGGCCATCGCCCTCGGCTCGGTCTGGCTCGGACTGGTGCTCTCGGCGATGGTCAACCTGCCGCCGAGCTTCTTCGTCGTTGCGGTCGCGGTCGCCGTCTGGCTCGTGGTGCTGGCGCTGACCGGCCGGCGTCGCGAGGTCCGCCAGCGCACGCCGGCCGACGTCGACAGCCACCACCACGCGGCGGCCCCGGTCGTCGGAGCGTGA
- a CDS encoding TetR/AcrR family transcriptional regulator, with translation MRAVTAALKLAAADDASAPVRRSRAERQAIVLDTAERLFATRSSRSVGMDELVRETGLGKMTVYRLFKSKDELVGAYLARKAATVLAFIDAELARCDGDPRAALLAVVDHVEREVTRPGFRGCPFTNVSSEYDDPQHPARSAAADYKFELHARLERQADELLPGRGDDLAAQIHLIIDGMYLSGGLLGPDGPASHGRALAEKLIAHADALAVTARV, from the coding sequence ATGCGTGCCGTGACCGCCGCCCTGAAACTCGCCGCCGCCGACGACGCCTCGGCCCCGGTTCGCCGCAGCCGCGCCGAGCGGCAGGCGATCGTCCTCGACACCGCTGAGCGCCTCTTCGCGACCCGCAGCTCGCGCAGCGTCGGCATGGACGAGCTCGTCCGCGAGACGGGTCTGGGCAAGATGACGGTCTACCGGCTGTTCAAGAGCAAGGACGAGCTGGTCGGCGCGTACCTGGCCCGCAAGGCCGCGACGGTCCTCGCCTTCATCGACGCCGAACTGGCCCGCTGCGACGGCGACCCGCGGGCCGCGCTGCTCGCCGTCGTCGACCACGTCGAGCGCGAGGTCACCCGCCCCGGCTTCCGCGGCTGCCCGTTCACCAACGTCAGCAGCGAGTACGACGACCCGCAGCACCCGGCCCGCAGCGCCGCCGCCGACTACAAGTTCGAGCTGCACGCGCGGCTGGAGCGGCAGGCCGACGAGCTGCTGCCCGGCCGGGGCGACGACCTGGCCGCGCAGATCCACCTGATCATCGACGGCATGTACCTCTCCGGCGGCCTGCTCGGCCCCGACGGCCCGGCCTCGCACGGTCGTGCGCTCGCCGAGAAGCTCATCGCCCACGCCGACGCGCTCGCGGTCACCGCGCGCGTCTGA
- a CDS encoding LapA family protein, with product MTAPEPPVVPTGIPGPAGPPPGTPLTPTTPQPAPTRSRGRTAGRTLALALLLFVTVLLVLFVVFNTQTVEVSLVFGNVEAPLVLALVIAAALGGLLVWLAGLTRRARRNRKS from the coding sequence GTGACCGCACCCGAGCCGCCCGTCGTCCCGACCGGGATCCCCGGTCCCGCCGGTCCGCCGCCGGGAACGCCGCTGACGCCGACCACCCCGCAGCCCGCCCCGACGCGGTCCCGCGGCCGCACCGCCGGTCGCACGCTCGCCCTCGCGCTGCTGCTGTTCGTGACCGTCCTGCTGGTGCTGTTCGTCGTCTTCAACACCCAGACCGTCGAGGTCAGCCTGGTCTTCGGGAACGTCGAGGCGCCGCTGGTGCTGGCGCTGGTGATCGCGGCCGCGCTCGGCGGCCTGCTCGTGTGGCTGGCCGGCCTGACCCGGCGCGCCCGCCGCAACCGCAAGTCCTGA
- a CDS encoding acyl-CoA dehydrogenase — protein MGHYTANLRDLEFNLFEFLDTKDRFGTGPFEQMDAETARGVLAEIRKLAEGPIAESFADADRNPPVFDPATHSVTLPESFKKSVRALEDGEWYRLDLPEELGGFGAPQTFSWATFEMILGANPAVFMYGAWAAFAGVLHELGTPDQKRLAELMVEHKWGATMVLTEPDAGSDVGAGRTKAVQQDDGSWHITGVKRFITSAEHDLSDNIVHLVLARPEGAKAGTKGLSLFVVPKVHVDLETGELGERNGVYVTNVEKKVGLKVSTTCELTFGDGPVPAKGWLVGDVHDGIAQMFKVIEHARMFVGAKAIATLSAGYQQALAFAKERVQGADLTATSKDAPRVTITHHPDVRRSLMLQKSYAEGMRALYLYAATFRDQVIQAEAEGSADSEEAVLAAKVNDLLLPIVKGFGSERATQLLTAESLQTLGGSGYLQDYPIEQYIRDSKIDTLYEGTTAIQGQDFFFRKIVKDGGVALTWLASQIQATIDAEVGNGRLKEERALLQTALSDVQGMLTAMFGQLTAAQEDMSSLYKVAQNTSRLLLAAGDLITAWLLIRQSEVALSALGGEVSERDRFFYEGKLAATRFFCTQVLPKLSAERVIVENTDNALMELDESAF, from the coding sequence ATGGGTCACTACACCGCGAACCTGCGGGACCTCGAGTTCAACCTGTTCGAGTTCCTCGACACCAAGGACCGGTTCGGCACCGGCCCGTTCGAGCAGATGGACGCCGAGACGGCGCGCGGCGTGCTCGCGGAGATCCGCAAGCTGGCCGAGGGGCCGATCGCCGAGTCCTTCGCCGACGCCGACCGCAACCCGCCGGTCTTCGACCCCGCCACCCACTCGGTCACGCTGCCCGAGTCGTTCAAGAAGTCGGTGCGCGCCCTCGAGGACGGCGAGTGGTACCGCCTCGACCTGCCCGAGGAGCTCGGCGGCTTCGGCGCCCCGCAGACGTTCTCGTGGGCCACCTTCGAGATGATCCTGGGCGCCAACCCCGCCGTCTTCATGTACGGCGCCTGGGCCGCCTTCGCCGGGGTCCTGCACGAGCTGGGCACGCCCGACCAGAAGCGGCTCGCCGAGCTCATGGTCGAGCACAAGTGGGGCGCCACGATGGTGCTCACCGAGCCCGACGCCGGCTCCGACGTCGGCGCCGGCCGGACCAAGGCGGTGCAGCAGGACGACGGCTCCTGGCACATCACCGGCGTGAAGCGGTTCATCACCTCCGCCGAGCACGACCTCTCGGACAACATCGTCCACCTCGTGCTGGCCCGCCCCGAGGGCGCGAAGGCCGGCACGAAGGGCCTGTCGCTGTTCGTCGTCCCCAAGGTCCACGTCGACCTCGAGACCGGTGAGCTCGGCGAGCGCAACGGCGTCTACGTGACCAACGTCGAGAAGAAGGTGGGCCTCAAGGTCTCCACGACCTGCGAGCTCACCTTCGGCGACGGCCCCGTGCCCGCGAAGGGCTGGCTGGTCGGCGACGTGCACGACGGCATCGCGCAGATGTTCAAGGTGATCGAGCACGCCCGGATGTTCGTGGGCGCCAAGGCGATCGCCACCCTCTCGGCCGGCTACCAGCAGGCGCTGGCCTTCGCCAAGGAGCGGGTGCAGGGCGCCGACCTGACCGCGACGTCGAAGGACGCCCCGCGGGTGACCATCACCCACCACCCCGACGTGCGCCGCTCGCTCATGCTGCAGAAGTCCTACGCCGAGGGCATGCGCGCGCTCTACCTGTACGCCGCGACGTTCCGCGACCAGGTGATCCAGGCCGAGGCCGAGGGCTCCGCCGACAGCGAGGAGGCCGTGCTCGCGGCCAAGGTCAACGACCTGCTGCTGCCGATCGTGAAGGGCTTCGGCTCCGAGCGGGCCACCCAGCTGCTCACCGCCGAGTCGCTGCAGACCCTCGGCGGGTCGGGCTACCTGCAGGACTACCCGATCGAGCAGTACATCCGCGATTCCAAGATCGACACCCTCTACGAGGGCACGACCGCGATCCAGGGCCAGGACTTCTTCTTCCGCAAGATCGTCAAGGACGGCGGCGTCGCGCTGACCTGGCTGGCCTCGCAGATCCAGGCGACGATCGACGCCGAGGTCGGCAACGGCCGGCTCAAGGAGGAGCGGGCGCTGCTGCAGACGGCGCTCTCCGACGTCCAGGGCATGCTCACCGCGATGTTCGGCCAGCTGACGGCCGCCCAGGAGGACATGAGCAGCCTCTACAAGGTCGCGCAGAACACCTCGCGGCTGCTGCTGGCCGCCGGCGATCTGATCACCGCGTGGCTGCTGATCCGCCAGTCCGAGGTCGCGCTGTCCGCGCTCGGCGGGGAGGTCTCGGAGAGGGACCGGTTCTTCTACGAGGGCAAGCTCGCCGCCACCCGCTTCTTCTGCACCCAGGTGCTGCCGAAGCTCTCCGCCGAGCGGGTCATCGTGGAGAACACCGACAACGCGCTCATGGAGCTCGACGAGTCCGCCTTCTGA
- a CDS encoding 3-hydroxybutyrate dehydrogenase: protein MTGDFLSGRRALVTGGGSGIGRAAAIRLAEAGAHVLVVDRDADAAAAVAGKVDGTAVTADLSDLDGIDRLDLDVDVLVNNAGLQHVAPIHEFPPDRFSYILRLMLEAPFRLARGALPHMYGRGWGRIVNISSIHGLVASPFKGAYVTAKHGLEGLSKTIALEGAEHGVTSNCIAPAYVRTPLVEGQIADQARANGISEDDVVAQIMLAPAAVKRLLEPEEVAEMVAWLCSPVATSVTGATFPMDGGWTAR from the coding sequence ATGACCGGCGACTTCCTGTCCGGACGGCGGGCCCTGGTCACCGGCGGGGGCTCGGGCATCGGCCGGGCGGCGGCGATCCGGCTGGCCGAAGCGGGCGCGCACGTGCTGGTCGTCGACCGGGACGCCGACGCGGCCGCCGCCGTGGCCGGCAAGGTCGACGGCACCGCGGTGACCGCCGACCTCTCCGATCTGGACGGGATCGACCGGCTGGACCTGGACGTCGACGTCCTGGTGAACAACGCCGGCCTGCAGCACGTGGCGCCGATCCACGAGTTCCCGCCCGACCGGTTCTCCTACATCCTCCGGCTGATGCTCGAAGCGCCGTTCCGCCTGGCCCGCGGGGCGCTGCCGCACATGTACGGGCGCGGGTGGGGCCGGATCGTGAACATCAGCTCCATCCACGGGCTGGTCGCCTCACCGTTCAAGGGCGCGTACGTCACGGCCAAGCACGGCCTGGAGGGGCTGTCGAAGACGATCGCGCTGGAGGGCGCGGAGCACGGGGTGACGTCGAACTGCATCGCCCCTGCCTACGTCCGCACTCCTCTGGTCGAGGGCCAGATCGCCGACCAGGCGCGCGCGAACGGCATCTCCGAGGACGACGTCGTCGCGCAGATCATGCTGGCCCCCGCAGCCGTCAAGCGGCTGCTCGAGCCCGAGGAGGTCGCCGAGATGGTGGCGTGGCTCTGCTCGCCCGTCGCCACCTCGGTCACCGGCGCCACCTTCCCGATGGACGGCGGCTGGACCGCGCGATGA